The nucleotide window ttcgtGCTTTCACTGATTAATCTTGGATGCGATCAATAGCTGATGTGCACTTGGTATCTTGCAGAAGTCTTTTGATGATAGCCACATGCTACATGATACTTTTGAAGGATTTGGTCAGTTTGATGGCCCTGCTTCAACTCTACAAAGTGATACCTCAGATATGATTACTCAGTTGGATTCCCATACACTAGTTATCGAAGAAGGCTTTGATTATGgccaattttttgaaaatgaggCCAAACAGTGTGAAGAGGATACTATGCCCAACGTTCTTCCAAATATCTGCCCTCCTCCTTCTGCTTTTTTAGGCCCTAAATGTTCTCTATGGGATTGTTTCAGACCTGCTCAAGGGTTGCAAATTTGCCAGGACTACTGCAGCAGCGGTCATGAGCTTTTGGCAAATAACGAGGGTCTTCCTGGAACGACCCCAATTTTGCGCCCTGGAGGCATTGGAGTAAAAGATGGCCCTTTATTTGCTGCACTTCTTGCAAAGACACAGGGAAAGGAAGTTGGCATCCCTAAATGTGAGGGCGCTGCTTCAACTAAATCCCCGTGGAAAGCTCCTGGTGTGTTCGTGAAGTCAATTACTGATAACGTTCTTAcaatttaatttgttgtttaaCAACAATCATGCTATCATCTGCAGTTTTATTGTTTGTGTTTAAATCAGTACTTTCTTCTGTTGTTGCAGAGTTATTTGATCTCTCTTTTCTTGAGGGTGAAACTTTGAGGGAGTGGCTCTTCTTCGACCAGCCTAGAAGGGCATTTGTGAGCGGAAATAGAAAGCAAAGATCACTTCCAGATTACAATGGGCGTGGCTGGCATGAATCAAGGAAGCAGGTGATGAAGGAACATGGGGGACATAAGAGGTCCTATTATATGGATCCCCAGCCCCTAAGCTATCTCGAGTGGCATTTGTATGAGTATGAGATCAACAACCAAGATAGCTTAGCATTGTATCGACTGGAACTAAAGTTTGTcgataataaaaagaaaagtccTAAAGCAAAATTGACAAAGGAATCTCTTGCTGATTTACAAAATAAGATGGGAAAGCTAAGTGCTGATGTTTTGGGAGATGATGGAGGCACCGCTGACGGAAAAATAAAGGCCAAGTCTGAGAATGGTGGATCTCCTGAGCATGAAACAAAAAATCCAGAGTGATTTTGTTCTTGCCAAAATTCTCACTAACATGTACATACATAGGATAGGTAGCAGCATGAGGAAACTTCTAACATTCTCTGGTTAGAGGAACACAGTTTCCTTGTGGTAGATAGTGTCTCTGAGTCCAACGTTACAAGTTTGCATTGAATTTGACATTGTGCTGCCTTTGTTATCATTTAGGAAGATTCTGCATCCTTTTGGGGGGCATCAGTGGGAGCTCCCTTTTGTGGTCAAGCACCTTCCAATTCCTGACACAGCATCAATACAAATAGAACCATTAGGTTGCATGCCTTAGTTTTCTATTTTGTAGCAAGTTTTAGCATTGGGGTTTCATGGTGGTGGTGGCAAAATTGATCTTCTATGCAGATCATGTATGTTCTTAAAATGCGCATGAAGTTTGCTGCCATCTGGTAAATGATGCATTCTCATACAAACAGTACCAATTTTAGCATTAGTGGAGCAACATAATCGTGTAATTAAGTTATATTATAAATCTGTAATTCATGAATCTGCACTTCATTATTTTTGCTTTGTGGTTCTGTTCAGTGGCTTGTCTTTGTCAGTTACTTATTTACACAGGAcagttttattgctttcttatCGCCATTAATGAACTTTAAAAATTGGATGGTAACTTTAATTCATTGTTTTGACAAAGAAGACATTCATTTTTAGAGTGCTTTTGAAATGATGAGTTTcttgtgaaaaaaatttggtaatGCTAAATATTACTTGAATCAAATATTACTAGATTTCCCAAATATGTATTATCCTTAAACAATGCAAAGTGTATCACGTTATGTAAATTATGTTGGGATAAGGAAAATGAAAGAGCGATATCATTACATAGTGTGGAGCAAGGAATTTCATAAGTATAATATTATTACATGAAGGGGTTTGAGGAAAGCTGGAGATGCTTCGTCAGCACGTTGCTTCGCCATGAAACCAACCACTTGGTCCATGCTACGTACTACTGGTTCATGCACCAACAATTTGTCCAAGTTTGGAAACTGACAAAAAGAGCCAAAcaggaaatatatatatatagttcttgttaaaatctcattattttattttatttccatcttttaagatattttaaatatttacttgATTTTAAGAACCAAAGATCCAACACACTTGTTTTTCTTCCTAATTCTCCACTACTATACGTCTATACCaatgtaaaataaatatgattCATGAAAGTCCTATTTGTAAATTAAATTTCTTTAATGAGTCATCCTAACCCAATTCAAATGAGTTAAAATCCACTAccttaaatattattttcaaaaaccaaaaaaaaaaaaaaacacaaaaaccaAAAAGATCACTCATTCATATCAATCAATAGAATATGCCAATACACCAAACTTCCCAAAATAAGTGGGAAAAAAATGTGAACAACAAAATGGTAAGGTATCAAACATTCATATgcattctaaaaaaaatttcagtatACTACTAGTTCGCACTGTCTATGATGATGAATTGCTCTCTTTGATCTCTCACAAACTATGCCGAGCAGCAACCAGATTTCTTAACAGCTGAGACATCCTCTTTGCTTCCAAGATTTATGGTCTGTCCCTTTGGCAATGCTGCAGTGTCGTTCAGAGCCTCAAGGCTCTTCCTACTCACAACATTGTATATCTGAGTTAGCACTTCTGTGAAGGCACTGTCCACATTCAAAGACTCGAGTGCTGAGGTTTCCATGAAGTATATCTTCTCTCTCTCAGCAAACTCCTTGGCTTCCTCCGTTGGCACGGCACGCAGGTGCCGTAGATCCGCCTTGTTCCCCACCAGCATGACAACGAGGTTGGCGTCCGTGTGGTCGCGAAGCTCCTTCAGCCATCTCTCCACATTCTCAAAGGTCACATGCCTGCTGATGTCATACACAACCAATGCACCTACAGCTCCTCGGTAATAAGCACTTGTGATTGCCCGGTATCTGTGATAATTGAGAAGAAAGAAACAGATAAATATGGCATTCACCATTCAGGAATGAGTAAAGAATGTAGAATGTGTACacatattttggaaaaaaaaaaaaaagaacgcTGATTAGAANNNNNNNNNNNNNNNNNNNNNNNNNNNTGATTAGAATATTAGACTAGACTAAACTAGACAATGCCACAAAGATTGTATTATTACATAGAATTATGCTACGTGTATACCAAAATCAGCCACAAAGTCagccaccagtataaaatacatgttagaaaacaaatatacattaaaaataaattaaactacacatgtatttatacataaatacattagtggctgattttggtgtacaaatagtatttttgtattaCATCATAGGTTATTCCATAATCCTATGTAAACATAGAACTTTCTCTCTATTTCACAATTTGTGTAACACCACGTTCTTGTATTTGTAAGACCATTATCACTGGCAGATTAAGATTGACCTTAATCGTCACATTATCTCACTTCAAAATGGTTTATTTTACCAGAGCCATTCACACAGAGCTAAGAGTCCATTACTCCAATGCATTAAGTATTGATCAGAACAATCATTGTTTAGGATTAACTCATCTtgacaaaaattaacaaattgcAAAACAACCAAAATAACACAATAATTTTGCATCCCACCCCACCCAGATCCAATGGATTG belongs to Arachis duranensis cultivar V14167 chromosome 8, aradu.V14167.gnm2.J7QH, whole genome shotgun sequence and includes:
- the LOC107462237 gene encoding ras-related protein RABA1f, with translation MGSAYKAEEEYDYLYKVVLIGDSGVGKSNLLSRFTKNEFTLDSKSTIGVEFATRTVHVHDKIVKAQIWDTAGQERYRAITSAYYRGAVGALVVYDISRHVTFENVERWLKELRDHTDANLVVMLVGNKADLRHLRAVPTEEAKEFAEREKIYFMETSALESLNVDSAFTEVLTQIYNVVSRKSLEALNDTAALPKGQTINLGSKEDVSAVKKSGCCSA
- the LOC107462236 gene encoding transcription factor VOZ1; translation: MMKDNLKNKCGSSSHQSMKEKEKHHLDKIQGIFINLQSSRKENRYKDIVMFEEQMHQLLREWKAELESPATSLAEGSLGSFPGELAQLLQELEENDDAISPLEKPETLKTQLHPHTVHDVNYPSFHEKSFDDSHMLHDTFEGFGQFDGPASTLQSDTSDMITQLDSHTLVIEEGFDYGQFFENEAKQCEEDTMPNVLPNICPPPSAFLGPKCSLWDCFRPAQGLQICQDYCSSGHELLANNEGLPGTTPILRPGGIGVKDGPLFAALLAKTQGKEVGIPKCEGAASTKSPWKAPELFDLSFLEGETLREWLFFDQPRRAFVSGNRKQRSLPDYNGRGWHESRKQVMKEHGGHKRSYYMDPQPLSYLEWHLYEYEINNQDSLALYRLELKFVDNKKKSPKAKLTKESLADLQNKMGKLSADVLGDDGGTADGKIKAKSENGGSPEHETKNPE